Below is a window of Neosynechococcus sphagnicola sy1 DNA.
TTTGACGATCAATGGGTTGACCGTACTAGTGGAAACAGCCCCCATTGAGGCCGGGGTAGCCGAAGGAAGGCTCCCCAGATAGTCCTTGAGGGCTGTATAGATGGAGAGGGATGGTGCTGGTTGGATGATCTGGGCACCACTGCGGGCCGCCGCAATCAGATCACTCACTTGCTCCACCCCTAGGGTTAATAATTCATAGGCCACGGCTTGATCGGTGCTGCGGCCTTCCTGAAGCGCTTCCAGCAAATCCTCTAGCTGATGCGCCAGTTGGCTGACAGGGGTAAGTTGGGCAATCCCCGACCCCCCCTTTGATGGAATGGGCGGCCCGCATCATTGCTGTGTAGTCTAGGGCTGCGGCGCGATCACTCCCTAAGCGATGGAGTCCTTGCGCTAAGGTTTCCAGATATTCCGGGGCATCCTCAAAGAGAAAGCAAGCCCGAGCTTCCTGAAGAATGGCATCCAAATTGGCGGCATCCATCACCATGGCAGTGCTCCTATGGCTCCACCCGAAAACGCGCGACAGAGCCCTGAAGTTG
It encodes the following:
- a CDS encoding Hpt domain-containing protein gives rise to the protein MVMDAANLDAILQEARACFLFEDAPEYLETLAQGLHRLGSDRAAALDYTAMMRAAHSIKGGVGDCPTYPCQPTGASARGFAGSASGRPQHRSSRGL